The nucleotide sequence TTTGTGGCCTGTCCGAGCCGGGGAGAGTGGCCTGCCAGGCGGTCGCTGTGCCAACGCGGGCCTCGTATGAAACGGCAACAAGACCTAAGCTGTGCGGTCTGCTTCGTAACGCGTTCTCATGCTCTCTTACCAACACGCCTATCACGCCGGCAATTTCGCCGACGTACACAAGCACCTGGCCCTGTACACGTTGCTCCGGTCGCTGCAGCGCAAGGAGTCGGCCATCACGCTGGTCGACACCCACGCCGGCCGGGGGCTGTATCCATTGGCCGACAAGGCCATGCAGAAAAACGGCGAATATCGCAACGGCGTGGCCCGCCTGTGGGCGCAGCGCGATGCTATTGCCGTGGATTCTCCGCTCGGCGACTGGATCGGGCGGCTCGCGACGTTGCAGGGTGGGGCCGTATTGCGTCGCTATCCGGGCTCGCCCTGGTGGTTTGCCGACCTGCAGCGAAAACAGGATCAGCTCTCCCTGTTCGAATTGCACCCGGCCGAGCACCAGGCGCTCGAGGCCGAAGCGCTGTCTGCGGGCAAGCGCCAGCAGCGTCTGCATGCCGACGGGCTCGAAGGGCTGCGCAAAATGCTGCCGGTGAACACGCCGCGCCTGTGCGTGCTGATCGATCCCAGCTACGAGCTCAAGAACGAATACCAGGACGTCGCCAAGGCGCTGCGCCATATCGTGCGCAAGGCGCGCCACGCGGTGGTCGTTATCTGGTATCCGTTACTGGGCGCCCGGCGCCACGAACGCCTGTTGGCGAGTCTGCGCCAATCCGGCATTCCCAAGCTCTGGCAAAGCGAGCTGCGGCTTGGCACTCCGGCCGCTGAATACGGCATGCATGGCAGCGGGCTCGTTCTGCTCAATCCGCCGTGGCAGCTCGATCAACGCCTGGACGATACGTTCAAGACGGTGGCGAAACTGCTCGGCGAGGGCGCCAGCCATCGCAGTGCCTGGCTGACCGGACAGGGGACATGACCTATGGCAACGCCCGTCATGCGTCGAGGCGCCGGTAGTTCAAGTTAGCGGGGATTCGAACCGGGATGCGCACCGAGTCCGTCGTTTTGTTGATGTTTCTGATCGCGTCCGGGGTTGCGATTGCGGCGCGGCGTCTGAATATCCCGTACACCGTCGCGCTGGTGCCTGTCGGCCTGCTGCTGGGGGCCTTGCATCTGTTCAACGCGCCCGCGCTCACGCGGGAGATGCTGTTCCTGATCTTTCTGCCGGGCCTGGTGTTCGAGGCCGCGTTCCATATCCATTTCGAAAATCTTTGGCGCGATCGCCTGGCGGTTCTCGCGCTGGCGATTCCCGGGGTGCTGCTGGCCATTGCCCTGACCGCGGCGCTACTTGTTTTCGCCGGCGCGCTGACGTCGTATCTGCCCCATGTGGGATGGGCGCTGGCGCTGCTTTTCGGGGCCGCAATCGCGGCCACCGATCCCATCTCCGTGGTGGCCCTGTTCCGTGAACTGGGCGCGCCGGCCCGGCTGACGTTGCTGGTGGAAGGCGAAAGCCTGCTCAACGACGGCACGTCCATCGTCTTTTTCTCGCTGATACTCGCGGTGCTGATGGGGCAGGTTCCCTCCGGCGGCGCCCTGGTGGTCGACTTCGCGCGCGAAGTCGGTGGCGGCGTCGTCGTGGGGTTGGCTATCGGTCTGGCGGCGTCGCAGGTGGTTCGCTATGTGGACGCCGCGATGGTGGAAGTCATGTTGATGACCGTCGCCGCGTACGGCTCCTTCCTGGCCGCCGATCAACTCGGGGTATCGGGCGTGATCAGCACCGTGGCGGCCGGCCTGGTCTGCGGCAACTACGGTGCGCGCCGGGGCATGTCGCCCACGACCTATATCGCGGTCCGCACGTTCTGGGATTACCTCGGGTTCGCGCTGAACTCACTCATCTTTCTGTTCATGGGGTTCGCGATCCATCTGCGGACGCTTCTGGAGATCTGGCCGATCATCGTAGTGGCCTATCTCGCGGTCACACTGGCCCGCGGTCTGGTGATTTTCGGTATATCCGGCGTGCTGGCGATGACCCGGGCGCGTATCCCGCGGGCCTGGACGCTGGTGCTCACCTGGGGCGGGCTGCGCGGCGCGTTGTCGATGGTGTTGGTCCTGAGCCTTCCGGACACGCTGCCGCTACGCAATCTCATCGTCAATATGGTCTTCGGCGTGGTGCTGGTCTCGATCCTCGTGCAGGGCCTGACGATGACCCCGCTCACGCGCCGGCTCGGCGTGGTCAGCGGTCACGGCGCGCTCCGCGACTACGAACTCGCACGCGCGCGCCGCCACCTGGCCGACGAGGTGCTTGCCGAGATCAGCGGCTTGCAGCACGGCCGACTCCTCGAACCGGAGGCGCTGGATGCCGTGAAAGCCGAATACGAGCAGCGCGCCAGCGAAGCCGGAGCGCAGATGACCCAGGCCGAACTCGACCGCGAACATCTGTTGCGTCAGGAGACCGTCGGTGTCCGGCGGCGGTTGCTGTTATTCGAGCGCCAACGCCTGCGCGAGGCACGAGACCGCGATCTGGTGGGCGAGGAGGCCTACAATCAGTTGCTCGCCGATGTCGATGCCCGCCTGCTGGCCTGCGACAACGGCCACGTCAGCGAGCCGGCCAGCTGACTGGCCGCGGCCTGTAGCGGCAGAGACACGAACAGTAATGACCACGGGCCCGGGATGACCCGTCCGACGCCGGATGGGCCCGCTATCGCGTTGACGTGCCGGCCATGAAAACGGCCCGCGTCATCGCGGGCCGCTGGGCCGGGGCGTCTGCCTGCGGATCAGGCCACCCGGGATTGGCGTTGGTCGGTTTCGGCTTGTTCGGCCGGCGCCGAATGGCGGATGAGATAGTCGAAGGCGCCCAGTGAAGCCGTGGCGCCTTCGCCCATGGCGATGACGATCTGCTTGTAGGGCACGGTCGTCACATCGCCCGCAGCAAACACGCCGGGCACCGAGGTCTGGCCGTGTTCGTCGGTGATGATCTCGCCGCGATCGGTCATATCGACCACGCCCTCGAGCCAATCGGTGTTCGGGATCAGGCCGATCTGGACGAACACGCCTTCCAGCGCGATCTCGTGCCGCTCGTCGGTGCCGCGGTCCAGATACTTCAGACCGGTGACCTTCTTGCCGTCGCCGACCACTTCGGTGGTCTGAGCGTGGGTGAGGATCGAGACGTTGGACAGGCTGTGCAGCTTGCGCTGCAGCACCGCATCTGCCCGCAGTTCGTCTTCGAACTCGATGAGTGTGACGTGCTTGACGAGACCGGACAGATCAATCGCCGCCTCGACGCCGGAGTTGCCCCCGCCGATCACCGCCACATGCTTGCCCTTGTACAGCGGGCCGTCGCAATGCGGGCAGTAGGCCACGCCGCGGTTGCGGTATTCGGCTTCGCCCGGCACCTGCATCTGCCGCCAGCGCGCGCCGGTTGAAAGAATCACCGAACGCGAGCGCAGGGTGGCGCCGGAATCGAGCTTCACTTCAAACAGTTCGCCCGGCACGAGTTCGGCCGCGGTCTGCGGCTTCATGATGTCCACGTCGTAGGACAGCACATGCTGTTCCAGCTGGGTCGCGAGTTTCGGCCCTTCGGTTTCGGGCACGGAGATGAAATTCTCGATCCCCGCGGTATCGAGCACCTGACCGCCGAAACGGTCGGCCACCACGCCGGTCCGAA is from Salinisphaera sp. LB1 and encodes:
- a CDS encoding 23S rRNA (adenine(2030)-N(6))-methyltransferase RlmJ, whose product is MLSYQHAYHAGNFADVHKHLALYTLLRSLQRKESAITLVDTHAGRGLYPLADKAMQKNGEYRNGVARLWAQRDAIAVDSPLGDWIGRLATLQGGAVLRRYPGSPWWFADLQRKQDQLSLFELHPAEHQALEAEALSAGKRQQRLHADGLEGLRKMLPVNTPRLCVLIDPSYELKNEYQDVAKALRHIVRKARHAVVVIWYPLLGARRHERLLASLRQSGIPKLWQSELRLGTPAAEYGMHGSGLVLLNPPWQLDQRLDDTFKTVAKLLGEGASHRSAWLTGQGT
- a CDS encoding sodium:proton antiporter, which produces MRTESVVLLMFLIASGVAIAARRLNIPYTVALVPVGLLLGALHLFNAPALTREMLFLIFLPGLVFEAAFHIHFENLWRDRLAVLALAIPGVLLAIALTAALLVFAGALTSYLPHVGWALALLFGAAIAATDPISVVALFRELGAPARLTLLVEGESLLNDGTSIVFFSLILAVLMGQVPSGGALVVDFAREVGGGVVVGLAIGLAASQVVRYVDAAMVEVMLMTVAAYGSFLAADQLGVSGVISTVAAGLVCGNYGARRGMSPTTYIAVRTFWDYLGFALNSLIFLFMGFAIHLRTLLEIWPIIVVAYLAVTLARGLVIFGISGVLAMTRARIPRAWTLVLTWGGLRGALSMVLVLSLPDTLPLRNLIVNMVFGVVLVSILVQGLTMTPLTRRLGVVSGHGALRDYELARARRHLADEVLAEISGLQHGRLLEPEALDAVKAEYEQRASEAGAQMTQAELDREHLLRQETVGVRRRLLLFERQRLREARDRDLVGEEAYNQLLADVDARLLACDNGHVSEPAS
- the ahpF gene encoding alkyl hydroperoxide reductase subunit F yields the protein MLDDNIKQQLTAHFDKIAHDIEIVASVDDGKGSADMLSMLEELAALSPKIALHESRDDNERKPSFNVRRAGSDMHIRFAGIPTGHEFTSLVLALLQAGGHPVKASDSVIAQIENLDGEFHFETYISLSCQICPDVVQAINVMAVLNPNVHATMIDGAHFQDEVESREVMAVPTIFLNGEPFHSGRISLEEIVNRIDDSAAERDAAEIDAKDAFDVLVVGGGPAGASAAVYAARKGIRTGVVADRFGGQVLDTAGIENFISVPETEGPKLATQLEQHVLSYDVDIMKPQTAAELVPGELFEVKLDSGATLRSRSVILSTGARWRQMQVPGEAEYRNRGVAYCPHCDGPLYKGKHVAVIGGGNSGVEAAIDLSGLVKHVTLIEFEDELRADAVLQRKLHSLSNVSILTHAQTTEVVGDGKKVTGLKYLDRGTDERHEIALEGVFVQIGLIPNTDWLEGVVDMTDRGEIITDEHGQTSVPGVFAAGDVTTVPYKQIVIAMGEGATASLGAFDYLIRHSAPAEQAETDQRQSRVA